A genomic region of Cydia amplana chromosome 27, ilCydAmpl1.1, whole genome shotgun sequence contains the following coding sequences:
- the LOC134660449 gene encoding glucose-1-phosphatase-like, whose amino-acid sequence MLTFCVLLSVLLVQAVPEKLILERVVVLSRHNVRSPLSQHLAEITPRPWPHWDEKSGYLTPKGVYLEGLMGDFFSKWLQNEGLLPQGCPEKDDVFVYANSKQRTKVTARAFVLKAFPGCNITVHIGDKSDPVFSPFVHNNTDTFKKEVLEKMQEVLDSLHLNSSYELLENILDYKDSDMCKTKLKCDLEMDMNKINEITAGEKPTVTGPLKICNTAIDAFKMEYYNGFSVPDVAWGELNNTRWETLSKLMEGYHNVIFNSTILAKDIALPLIKYMKDIFINKDTKFTLLMGHDANILTFVTGMRFKPYILPNQYEKAPIGGKIVFQKWLNGNGEYFLSIHYVYASTSQLRLGSKLSLMKPPQFKVLELQDCPVNNEGFCPWETFEKLLRDF is encoded by the coding sequence ATGTTGACTTTCTGTGTACTTCTTTCTGTATTATTGGTACAAGCAGTGCCCGAAAAGTTAATACTGGAACGAGTGGTCGTCCTAAGCAGGCATAACGTGCGTTCACCATTATCGCAACATCTGGCTGAAATCACACCACGACCATGGCCTCATTGGGACGAAAAAAGCGGCTATTTGACACCAAAAGGAGTATACCTGGAAGGTTTGATGGgcgattttttttctaaatggcTGCAGAACGAAGGTCTTCTGCCACAAGGATGTCCGGAAAAAGATGATGTGTTTGTCTATGCCAATTCAAAACAGAGGACCAAGGTTACAGCAAGAGCTTTTGTTTTGAAAGCTTTCCCAGGATGCAATATAACTGTTCATATTGGTGATAAAAGTGATCCAGTATTTTCGCCATTTGTTCATAACAATACAGACACATTTAAGAAAGAAGTTTTAGAAAAAATGCAGGAAGTACTTGATTCGCTACATTTAAATTCTTCAtatgaattattagaaaatattctTGATTATAAAGATTCAGATATGTGTAAAACAAAACTTAAATGTGACTTGGAGAtggatatgaataaaataaatgagatTACGGCAGGAGAGAAACCAACAGTAACTGGTCCGTTGAAGATATGTAATACGGCTATAGATGCCTTTAAAATGGAGTATTACAACGGGTTTTCTGTACCCGATGTAGCTTGGGGCGAGTTAAACAACACAAGATGGGAGACACTCTCGAAACTAATGGAAGGATACCATAATGTCATATTTAACTCTACAATCCTAGCGAAAGACATCGCTTTACCTCTTATAAAGTACATGAAGGATATCTTCATTAATAAAGACACAAAATTCACTTTATTAATGGGACATGATGCTAATATATTAACATTTGTAACTGGTATGAGATTTAAGCCTTACATATTGCCAAATCAGTATGAAAAGGCGCCTATAGGGGGAAAGATTGTGTTCCAAAAGTGGTTAAATGGAAACGGAGAGTATTTCTTAAGTATTCACTATGTTTATGCTTCAACAAGTCAGTTGAGGCTCGGTTCAAAACTGAGTTTGATGAAACCTCCTCAGTTTAAAGTTTTGGAATTGCAAGACTGCCCGGTTAACAACGAAGGTTTTTGCCCGTGGGAGACTTTTGAAAAGTTATTAagagatttttaa